TTAGCCTCGGTGACTATGTGTATCGCAGTGGATTTGATCGCCGACGATTTTTGTCTTGGGTAGATAGGTTCCTCAGAACCTCCAGACGTCCCCAgagcagaaaacaaaaaaaacaccaagatcCCAAGCTGTTAGGTATTATTAGACTAGCAACAACACGAAACTGCCCAGTAGTCCTCGGTTTTGTGGCGTGTGACGTGACATGTTGACATGAAAGATGGTAGTCCTGTTGAGATTTGGTCTTCGGTGTGTGTCGGGATTGTCATGCGTACTGGAGGAAATTTGGACAGTGCAAAGCGCTGGCTGACAATGGTTatgaatttatttcttctcagGTACGGCGCCAAATATTTCGGCGACGGAAACGGTGAGTCATACAAATTTCTAGTTCTAAAGAAACTTTATTGATGCTGCAAAATTAATACAGTTTTTTTGAGGAAGGTCGAATTACCGCCGACggagaaagatttgaaaagctgacggtTCCAGCGTTTATAGCCGCGTTGCTAGTTGTTCCTCGACGTGGATCTCCGTTCAGTTACTTGTAAATTTAACGAATTGATTAAGTTTCTTGAAAAGTGCTTCTTTCGGCCTTTTTTGTTGCTTAATTTATAATGTAGCATCGTGTCTTGAGTTGGGCGTGGCCTATTGGGTTACAAAGAGGGGAAGTACCCTACAGTTCGATACCTGTGAGTGGCGTCATCGCTCGCTGCTAGACTGGACAGTGGAACTAATTGTAGCCGAGTCTTATAGCGAAGTTCAATTGGAATCCTATGTActtcttaaggacggtgcctactattgttattgcgcatacgttctgcgcatctccagatactcggatttcctatcgccaatgcttactaattcaaggatatttttgcgcggtttaaaactatccggagaaagtagatcttagtaagtactcttggtatccaaaaagaaaattggggggtaaccatgcatttttgagagataaataaccttcaatttgagaaagaacgccatacattgctttgtattttaaagctttttacggatattattcattaattatctttgaaaaatgcgtggttacccccaattttctttttggatttcaataggacttgttaagatctacatttcctggataatcacacaccgggaaaaaaatatctttaattagtaggcaacGCGCTGAGCCAATCTGAATTCTTTCAATAGCCGTGATATGGCTTGCTAAAAGGGGTGCATGCAAATGCTGATTTATTTGcctcatttttttcctctcgCTTTTTCTCCCCCGCCCCTCCAGCCACAACACCCGCTCCTCTGGTTACGATAGCTTCGCCATTTTGGGAtaaatctttaaaaatttgtatttgtgtTGTGCTTTTCATTAATGCCAGTAAGCTTCCAGTGAATGCAGGAAGCGTGCAGCAGCTCGTTTTTATCCCTGGAGTAATCATCTTTGGCGAAAGATGAACCCTTCTGTGATGGTTTGTTCTTCCCTTTAGAAACGAGTGTTTTACAATCGCGTGGGGAAATGTGGCAGTAGAACGATGATACAGTTGATGCTTGCAGTTTCCAAgcaaaataacttcaaagtgATAGAATCAACAAGATACCGCGGCTTGTTACATTTAAGACTTCATGAACAGGTAACTTGTGCATTACTTGAAATGATAATTCGCTGAAAgcgaaaaacaaatttgttaAGGAGTTGACGGGAAAATTACTTGGTATTATTGTCAAGAAAATTTTAGCCTTAGTCTTATTCACTCACATTAGGCGTTGATAAAATTATCAATCAGCGTACTCAGCCATACCGAACATGTGACCTTAGGAAGGGAAGGTAGCGCGACCCAGTATTGATCGACTAAGCACTAAATGGAATTGCTTTAAACACAGGTTTTCCACTTGAATGGTCCACGGCCAAACATGGGGGGCTTAGAATGCAGTGCTAGTCACCAAGTCGAAGAAATTACGATAAACATGCTTACGCTGATAAACTCAGAGCCATTCAAATTCTGTTTACCCAGGTAGAATTTGTGGATTTCATTGATCACCTGAAAGCACCTTTtgtttatcatcatcatttacaTTTCGTCCAATTTCAAAGGTGAGATGCTCTTCTCTTCATCCTGTAGAATTTTCACCCAATCCTATCCTAATGACTTCCTGTTTCTCTGTGGTCGTTTTTCTAGATTTAGTTCCGTGCAGCCGATTTACATCAATCTCATAAGAGACCCTTTGGCACGTCTAGTGTCTTCTTATTACTTTCGTCGGTTTGGAGACTACCGAGGAGATCGAAGAACGTGGACTTTTAAAGGCACAGACGCGGAGAAAAATATGGTGCGTGTtaatataatgaaaaaattcTCCAATTTAcgtttgaaaatgttattaaaaacaaataattgcacaaaatggttttaaatttagttGTTTGTCTGTTCCGGGGTACACGTTGAGCGTCGGATGTTGTTGGAAACGAACCGATGTGCTCACccggaaaaaagaaaagaacaaaccaaaaaaaacggATTTTCCTGCGTAAACTTATCGCTATAGAGTTGAAGCGAATGAAAATGTGATTTTCGACTACAGTCTTGACCAAGATAAATCATTCTCTGTTATTGTATTAACACCTGGTTCACACCAGCTGAGCGTAGTTATGGTAATCGCAAGGAATTTTTAAAGTCAGGCCCTTAGCCAGAAAAATCTCCAACCGAggtattattttaaaagatgCGCTAGAATCGAATTTAACACATTGCTTGTACTATAGTATGCGTAGATTGATTTACCTATTTTTTGTTGCATTGTTGGGGCTGCTTGCGACTAAATGTACTTAATACACACGTAAAAAAACAgagcaacaaacaaacaaaaacaaaagagaaaacaggaaatttcaacCGAGGCGAGTGTCTCGGTTCGCCTCTTACTGGCTACGGCCCAGAAAGGCTGTGTAAATCGAAAATCCTAATCGTAAGCAGTGCCATATGCATCATTATAAGCGTGGCAATGGTAATCTTTTTTAAGCATTAGAaagtttcctgttttttttttttttaacacgaTTACGACGCCTATGATCTGGTATGAACTGTTTCAACGTAAACAAGGTGGCCTGAGTGGGAAAAAGAGCGGACCAATCACAAACATTAGTTTCCAGTCTTACATCTTCGAGAAAATGGGAGATTTTCAAAAGTGGCAAAAGTGTCCATGGTTGGAAATTTTGGAGCTGAATTTCATACATAACTAATAGAAGTTGGATGAGGGCATAAGTATAATTTATCGACTCAAAAGCCATCTCAGACGTGTTCAATAAAACGAACTGGAGAAAATACCTCATTCGGGAAATGGGGAGATTttcaaaaggtgaaaaaatttCGCGCGCctttttgtagtttttggtTAATTCAATGCTCATGACACGATGCACGGACGATGTACCAGCATCTCGATGCTCCTAGAGAGATATATACCTAAGGAAGTAGAGACCTTGAAATGGCAAATGGAAATCTTTGCTttggaaacaaacaagcaaatgaacaaacagaaaaaacaaaacagacaaGAAAAGATAAGTTAAACAGGGCGGCCCGAAATATTGGACTATTTTTAAATAGTCTGCAGAACATGTTAAtatataatgataattaactTATTGATGAAATATCACATAGATGCTTAGAGCACTGAACCCTACTACTTCCAGTGTCGTACGTTTAATGGCCCCATATACGtgttctcagtattggactggaactagcttgcaatggaggctaatgcggggaaatcttttcaagtgcaaataactttttttattcccccgcattagcctccatagCAAGCTAGGTCCAGTCCAATTCTGAGAATACGAGTATGGTCTATTGCTCTGGTGCGGTAAAGCTTAGTGTACAATTGTGACTTAGGCGACGCAATCGTAAAAAATTACGATGTATGTGTGTGTATGGATACGACGACGTGTATCAATAGACAATATCAATACCATGCTAGTCTTCTTTCTCTCTCTGGAGCCTGAGAACGACGGAAGATATGGGTCTCGAAATTTGCAGGCTGTAAAATACTTCACCGATCGGATTTCTGATTGGAGGGTTCCTTCGTCGGTCACAAAACGTGTTCATTTATTTCtcaatttctgaaattttatttctttatatgATTGCTTTCAGTAGACATTTGATGAATGTGTCCTTCGCAATAAATCTGAATGCAGGGATGCGAGAATATTCTATATAACTCCGTTCTTCTGCGGACAAGAGACCTATTGCCAGTAAGTAAAGAGAGTACAAGTTCCTCCTCCATGGGATACTTGCCATTAATATGATAATGGTTCCCTTTCCCTTGCGAGATGTTTCACTTTAAAGATGATATGGTCCAAGGATTAATAAGGGACTCGTGGATAAACGTATGGTTGAGATAACGACACATACATTGGCTAAACGTGACTAACATTGGGTCTACAATGGACATCAAAGTATAGCTTTTAAAGGTCAACGGCACATGACCAGTGAAAGTTTACTCAGCAAAGTAGAGGAAACCTTTTTTTATCCTGGCATTTTAGCTGAGGTTGTAGGCCTAAATAATTTACTCCACCCACCCGTTCTATGATACAACACACAGGCTAGGCCATCACACCAGAGGAAGGGGGGGCATCACCTCGCAAGAACACCAACAGATAAATTACGTGCACCAGTCATTAGAAAGGGACCATTGTTTCAGTGGTTTTTAATCCTATTGTTCGCACGGAAGGAATTGGCAGAGAGTCATTTGTGTTTATGTTTTTAGGAGACCCTCAGAGCTGGCCTTAAAACAAGCGAAAATAAATGTCATCAAAAATTATCTGGTAGTAGGAGTAACGGAAAAGTTTCAAGATTTCCTTTTCGTTTTGGAGAAACTACTGCCTGGATTTTTCACTGGAGTTCGGAATATTTACAAAGCACCAGGTTTGGCGAgaagtttattttgatttctgtTAATAAGGATCATGGTTTTACTGCATCATCTGTGAGTAACTTAGATTTGATTCGTAGAAACTCGAAACCATACACACTCGCATAGCCCCTAGCTCCCAGTTCCCACATTACGGTGTGCCAACAATGACCTCCTCGTGGTTCAAGATCTCACACACAATCCTTCGTCCTGTGTATTGGAGCGAGTTGGCATCTTTGGCGAGGCCAGTCCTCATTCCTTACTCGATCCAAGCCCTTTGGGCAACCGACCATAAGTTAACGatacgaatttttttttctttgtaggTGATTCTCTTAACAGTAAAATAGTAACAACTAAAACAATGAATAAGAAAGGACCTTCAGAAGAAGTTCAAGAGATAATGAAAAAGCGTCTAGCATTGGAATATGATTTTTATAACTTTGTCAAGGACAGATTTCATAGAATAAAATATGAGCTTAACTGAAAACCTTTGCATCTCCAGATAATATAGTAACACCAAATTATTCAGCTATACCTTGATTGGAAGTAACCAAATTTATTTGAGAGGGGAAGGTGTTATCATAcccattacaaaagaaaaaggaaattaatttcAAGCTGGTCGTAaagttgctgaaaaaaaaaaagggatgaAAGATTGCCAGCATAAATTTTAAAGTAACATCTGAGGGAAAGATCTGCCTTTTACCCGTGAAGTCCTGTCAAACAGTAGGGCAAAGGGGGAAACATGGTGCCTTGCGATTCGAGTGAATCAAAGGTAACGAATTATTGAACTCAAGAAGAAAGGGAGAAGGATTTGAAAACAGTGCCCGTTGTCGGGCAATATAGTAAGTACGGAATTCAAGaggacaaatttaaaatgcctTGCGCGTTCTATGAaggttattgttattaattattattattaacatgaTGTAAATTCACTGATAATATTCCAATTTGCCAACGAATGTTTTGTTTACGTTGGTGGCTGTGGCACTTCAATGAGTCTTCTTAAAGAGAAGCGGAAGTCTTGCCTTGAATATGATCATCGATAAGCTCGAAAAAATAGGGATCTGCTAATTGCTGGTCGCGGAATCTTTATCACGATGATTTGAAGGCTTTTCAATATCTGTCAGTTGTGGCTCAGGATGCACTGCCTTAGGAAATATTTGATTTATAAATCTCTGAAATTCAACTGAAGGAACTGTATTTTCTCTTGAGTGAAGTTACTCTAAAACGTTGGCTTCACTCACCTGCCAATACTTGAATTAAAATAGCGCCTCATACAAATTAATATATAGTTAGTATATATAGTATAGTTCGCCAGCTGCAAATTGTTGAAGAATGGTCACATTTTAGGGCGGCCGTCGTACACGTTAAACAGCAGGCACATAATTAAGTCTGTGGGATCAGTCGCTATTTAGTTCGTGCGGAAAAGAAAATCAGAAAACTCGTTATCACCTTAAAATTCAGTGTATTAAGAATGACTTCGGCGAGGAGTTCTAACTTTACAGCAAAAAGCAATTTGGAAACACTCCAAAGAGTCCGAGGCACTGAtgttttgtaaggaaaaataaaataatctgAGTGATAGAGATATCAGGAGGAAAATTTATTCGGGGCTGTGGGATGGGtattttcaaacaagaaaGTTCTTATAATTTCACGTTCTCTCTataatcatttatttatctttattGGCAAAGGCTCGGGTTGCGCCTTGTACACAAGTTTTATATTTACAATTAAGTTTTTGATCTGTATTCATGCAAATACGAAGCACTTGGAGTTATCCAAGCCTTGAAAGGCAAGTTTAGTAATACTCTCGACTTCGCAAACAAAGTTAGATTGGTGATTGTCTACTTTTGACACATAAAGAGGCCTTCTCCTTACGTAATACAAACCATTGAAAATTCATGTCTGCTTTTGAGACTTTCCGGCGAACAGTATACTTCGCGGGTGTTTGTTTATGTTCTTTCTCTGTTTTGAGAAAATGTATggaaatatgaagaaattaaatgtgtttgaaataaaagggagACAGAAGAAGCTAATATTGAAAGAGTTGATCGggtattttgaaatgaaatctgAATTACCTCCAAGACGAACTCCAAACTTATGAATAACGAGCAAGT
This sequence is a window from Acropora palmata chromosome 6, jaAcrPala1.3, whole genome shotgun sequence. Protein-coding genes within it:
- the LOC141884175 gene encoding uronyl 2-sulfotransferase-like, which codes for MQKMKFPLLFLVAFILGMVYFLSFHIGFDSRLIRRAVTEVRERDFVQINDWHGTAPNISATETKRVFYNRVGKCGSRTMIQLMLAVSKQNNFKVIESTRYRGLLHLRLHEQVEFVDFIDHLKAPFVYHHHLHFVQFQRFSSVQPIYINLIRDPLARLVSSYYFRRFGDYRGDRRTWTFKGTDAEKNMTFDECVLRNKSECRDARIFYITPFFCGQETYCQRPSELALKQAKINVIKNYLVVGVTEKFQDFLFVLEKLLPGFFTGVRNIYKAPGDSLNSKIVTTKTMNKKGPSEEVQEIMKKRLALEYDFYNFVKDRFHRIKYELN